Proteins from a single region of bacterium:
- a CDS encoding ABC transporter ATP-binding protein: MSLLSIDNLRVSFDTPAGVSRPVDGVCLSIARGERVGIVGESGSGKSLTMRGACRLAPRGASVAGSATLDGAGDLLAMTDGALGRVRGRRIGFVFQDPMTFLNPVMTVGAQIGEVLTTHLRMTRKQAAARAVELLADVRLPQPDRAAKSYPFQLSGGMRQRALIAMALAGEPDLVIADEPTTALDVTVQTRVLDILRERCEAGHRALVLISHDFGVVSQVCDRIAVMYAGKIVEEGTRDAVLGAPAHPYTRALLSVVHALDEGRIAAPIPGQVPDPAHRLPGCAFAPRCPVVIDACRHDEIPEIEITPGHRARCVRISGA, encoded by the coding sequence GTGTCTCTGCTTTCCATCGACAACCTGCGCGTTTCCTTCGACACGCCCGCCGGCGTTTCAAGGCCCGTGGACGGCGTCTGTCTGTCCATCGCGCGCGGCGAGCGCGTGGGAATCGTCGGCGAATCCGGCAGCGGAAAGTCGCTGACGATGCGCGGCGCGTGCCGCCTCGCGCCGCGCGGCGCGTCGGTCGCGGGTAGCGCGACGCTCGACGGCGCGGGCGATCTGCTCGCCATGACGGACGGCGCGCTTGGCCGGGTGCGCGGGCGGCGGATCGGGTTTGTCTTTCAGGATCCGATGACGTTCCTGAACCCGGTGATGACCGTCGGCGCGCAGATCGGCGAGGTCCTCACAACGCACTTGCGCATGACCCGCAAACAGGCCGCGGCGCGCGCGGTGGAATTGCTTGCTGATGTGCGTTTGCCGCAGCCGGACCGCGCGGCGAAGTCGTATCCGTTTCAGCTATCCGGCGGCATGCGCCAGCGCGCGCTTATCGCCATGGCGCTCGCGGGCGAGCCGGACCTGGTGATCGCCGACGAGCCGACGACCGCGCTCGACGTCACGGTGCAGACGCGCGTGCTCGACATCCTGCGCGAGCGCTGCGAAGCGGGTCATCGCGCGCTTGTCCTCATCAGCCACGATTTCGGCGTTGTGAGCCAGGTGTGCGACCGCATCGCCGTGATGTACGCGGGGAAGATCGTGGAAGAGGGCACGCGCGACGCGGTGCTCGGCGCGCCCGCGCATCCCTACACGCGCGCGCTGCTTTCGGTCGTGCACGCGCTCGACGAGGGAAGAATCGCCGCGCCGATCCCCGGCCAGGTACCGGACCCCGCGCACCGCCTGCCCGGATGCGCCTTTGCGCCGCGCTGCCCGGTGGTCATCGACGCCTGCCGCCACGACGAGATTCCGGAAATCGAGATCACGCCGGGCCATCGGGCCCGGTGCGTGCGGATAAGCGGCGCGTAA